A genomic segment from Limosilactobacillus sp. encodes:
- the aroC gene encoding chorismate synthase encodes MNFITAGESHGPQLTGIIEGIPAGLHLDVDQINAALAARQGGYGRGNRQKIEHDQVQIVGGVRHGVTLGSPIALVIQNRDHANWSRIMDPISPATPANTVRKVEHPRPGHADLVGGMKYNHRDLRNVLERSSARETAMRVAIGNVCEQLLAALDIRLVGFVQQVGSIHVEAEPLLDVAQIQQKIQQNDLRILNQDQVESIHQLIDSTKRAGDSLGGLIRVVAQNVPAGLGSYISWDTKLDAKLAGAVMGVNAIKGVSFGDGFDVAKAPGSQVMDEIDYQVGQGFSRLSDHLGGFEGGMTNGMPIIINAAMKPIPTLYKPLQTVDINTKEKLKANVERSDVTAIVPASLVVENVVAIELAKAITDTFEAASLTRLQAGIAEYRHQLANF; translated from the coding sequence ATGAACTTTATTACTGCCGGAGAATCACACGGCCCACAGCTGACGGGAATCATTGAAGGAATTCCCGCCGGACTGCACCTTGACGTCGACCAAATCAACGCGGCCTTGGCCGCCCGCCAAGGTGGCTACGGTCGGGGCAACCGTCAGAAGATCGAGCACGACCAGGTCCAAATCGTCGGGGGTGTCCGCCACGGCGTCACCCTGGGCTCACCGATCGCCCTGGTTATCCAGAACCGCGATCACGCCAACTGGTCCCGGATCATGGACCCGATCAGCCCGGCCACACCTGCCAACACGGTCCGTAAGGTCGAACACCCGCGGCCGGGCCACGCCGACCTGGTTGGGGGGATGAAGTACAACCACCGCGACCTGCGGAACGTCCTAGAGCGTTCGTCCGCCCGGGAAACCGCCATGCGGGTCGCCATCGGCAACGTCTGTGAACAATTGCTTGCCGCTTTAGACATCCGCCTGGTCGGCTTTGTCCAGCAGGTTGGCTCGATCCACGTCGAGGCCGAGCCGCTGTTGGACGTTGCCCAGATTCAGCAAAAGATTCAGCAAAACGACCTGCGAATCCTCAACCAGGACCAGGTCGAATCAATTCACCAGCTAATCGACTCGACGAAGCGCGCCGGGGATTCCCTGGGGGGGCTGATCCGGGTAGTGGCCCAAAACGTGCCGGCCGGGCTGGGTTCCTACATCAGCTGGGACACCAAGCTCGATGCTAAACTTGCCGGGGCGGTCATGGGCGTCAACGCAATCAAGGGCGTCAGCTTCGGGGACGGCTTCGATGTTGCCAAGGCTCCCGGCAGCCAGGTCATGGACGAGATCGACTACCAAGTCGGTCAGGGCTTTTCTCGCCTGTCCGACCACCTCGGCGGCTTCGAGGGCGGAATGACCAACGGAATGCCGATCATCATCAACGCGGCGATGAAACCCATCCCGACCCTCTACAAGCCACTGCAGACCGTCGACATCAACACCAAGGAAAAGCTGAAGGCCAACGTGGAACGATCCGACGTCACCGCCATCGTGCCGGCCTCGCTCGTGGTCGAAAACGTGGTCGCAATCGAACTGGCCAAGGCGATCACCGATACCTTCGAGGCCGCCAGCCTGACGCGGCTGCAGGCGGGGATCGCAGAATACCGCCACCAACTCGCAAACTTCTAG
- the aroA gene encoding 3-phosphoshikimate 1-carboxyvinyltransferase, with protein MKNLPSAHSTGLHGSLAVPGDKSISHRAIMIGAVSQGTTTIHHFLKGNDCLSTLQAFRDLGVRIDATGEDIVVHGTGFDRLQAPTHPLDMGNSGTTTRLMMGILAGSNFSTTLTGDQSLESRPMKRVSEPLKSFGGEVRLSPEGTLPATIIGHPLHGTHYQMKVASAQVKSALIFAALQATEPSTIVEKLPTRDHTEIMLRQFGADIQTSGKTITVTPGAPLVGQEITVPGDISSAAFFLVAAAIVPHSKVTLTGVNLNPTRTGILTVLKKMGAQLEITPLDGPGEPQGDITIATSTLKPIELGAEDVPAVIDELPLVALLAACANGRSRITGAQELRVKETDRIKTVVAELRKLGVAVTELPDGMVIDGRPDWDIQDSHLDSYGDHRLGMMDAIAALKSPQPLQLQNAAAVAVSYPTFFDDLTKLLGQD; from the coding sequence ATGAAGAATTTACCAAGCGCACATTCGACCGGGCTACATGGCAGCCTGGCTGTTCCCGGGGACAAGAGCATCTCCCACCGGGCCATCATGATCGGTGCCGTCAGTCAGGGCACCACCACCATCCACCATTTTCTAAAGGGCAATGACTGCCTTTCCACCCTCCAGGCCTTCCGTGACCTCGGCGTCAGGATCGACGCGACGGGTGAAGACATCGTGGTTCACGGTACCGGCTTTGACAGGCTCCAGGCACCAACGCACCCCTTGGACATGGGCAATTCGGGAACGACGACCCGCCTGATGATGGGCATTCTCGCGGGCAGCAATTTCTCAACCACCCTCACCGGTGACCAATCGTTGGAGTCCCGGCCGATGAAGCGGGTCAGCGAACCCTTGAAGAGCTTCGGGGGCGAGGTCCGGCTCAGTCCTGAGGGAACCCTGCCGGCAACGATTATCGGCCACCCGCTCCACGGGACCCACTACCAGATGAAGGTCGCCTCCGCCCAGGTGAAGAGCGCCCTCATCTTCGCCGCCCTCCAGGCCACGGAGCCGTCAACCATCGTTGAAAAGCTGCCGACCCGTGACCATACCGAGATCATGCTGCGTCAGTTTGGCGCGGACATTCAGACCAGTGGGAAGACCATCACGGTGACTCCCGGGGCACCGCTTGTGGGGCAGGAAATTACGGTACCCGGGGACATATCCTCCGCTGCCTTCTTCCTGGTTGCCGCGGCAATCGTTCCCCACTCCAAGGTCACGCTGACCGGGGTAAACCTGAACCCCACCCGGACAGGCATTCTGACTGTGCTCAAGAAGATGGGTGCCCAGCTGGAAATCACCCCGCTTGACGGCCCCGGCGAACCCCAGGGCGACATCACCATTGCGACCAGCACACTCAAGCCAATCGAGCTTGGGGCCGAAGACGTTCCCGCTGTTATTGATGAACTGCCGCTGGTAGCCCTGCTTGCCGCCTGCGCAAACGGACGGTCCCGGATTACCGGGGCCCAGGAGCTGCGGGTCAAGGAAACCGACCGGATCAAGACGGTGGTGGCGGAGCTCCGCAAGCTCGGCGTCGCGGTAACCGAACTGCCGGATGGCATGGTGATCGACGGCCGGCCGGACTGGGATATCCAGGATTCGCACCTGGACAGCTACGGCGACCACCGGCTGGGGATGATGGACGCGATTGCCGCCCTGAAGAGCCCGCAGCCCCTGCAGCTGCAGAATGCGGCGGCGGTGGCGGTGTCCTACCCGACCTTCTTCGACGACCTCACCAAGTTGCTTGGTCAGGACTAA
- a CDS encoding MFS transporter yields MAKKESVFTKDVVLVMMASFFFIFSNMYCNPLINGYAKELGASSAFAGVIVGMMSIVAMFLRPIVGNLTDRFSKYRLALWGGLLSFIGVAGYVLTPNSGLLIVFRLINGTGYVLCTVCMTTWLSYLVPLAHVGEAMSFYGIMNALAMACAPAVSINLYHVIGYRPAIIISAFSALMVVVTVQFVSDRAQPSPKQVAAAKAGHLKLIQKDCIPIALIVALIAMPYFTTQADIVTYTEQAHIPVAVGFYFLIYAAVLVLSRIFLRNQFDTVRFGVWLYVSVIATVFYLLMLIFMQNNWQMALAAIGMAVAYGLLYSVCQSTAMMLAPSSERGLASATFFLGLDVGMSFGPIIAGLVDTYLPIRAFYLVWLITVPLILIIYWANRKKLNSAVSRH; encoded by the coding sequence ATGGCAAAAAAGGAATCCGTTTTTACGAAGGATGTCGTCTTAGTAATGATGGCGTCGTTCTTCTTTATTTTTTCAAATATGTACTGCAACCCGCTGATCAACGGCTACGCTAAGGAGCTGGGGGCCTCCAGCGCTTTTGCCGGCGTTATCGTCGGCATGATGAGCATCGTCGCCATGTTCTTGCGGCCGATCGTCGGGAACTTGACGGACCGCTTTTCCAAGTACCGCTTGGCGCTCTGGGGCGGCCTGCTTTCGTTCATCGGGGTCGCCGGCTACGTCTTGACGCCCAACAGCGGCTTGCTGATCGTCTTCCGGCTGATCAACGGGACCGGCTATGTTCTCTGCACGGTCTGCATGACGACCTGGCTGTCCTATCTGGTGCCACTGGCGCACGTGGGTGAGGCGATGAGCTTTTACGGGATCATGAACGCCCTGGCGATGGCCTGTGCCCCGGCCGTTTCGATTAACCTCTATCACGTCATCGGTTACCGGCCGGCAATCATCATTTCAGCGTTTTCGGCATTGATGGTGGTGGTAACGGTCCAGTTCGTTTCCGACCGGGCCCAGCCGAGTCCCAAACAGGTGGCGGCGGCCAAGGCTGGGCACCTGAAGCTGATTCAAAAGGACTGCATCCCGATTGCCTTGATCGTGGCTCTGATTGCGATGCCCTATTTTACCACCCAGGCGGACATCGTGACCTACACCGAGCAGGCTCACATCCCGGTGGCGGTCGGCTTCTACTTCCTGATCTACGCGGCGGTCTTGGTCCTCAGTCGGATCTTTTTGCGCAACCAGTTTGACACGGTTCGCTTTGGCGTCTGGCTCTACGTCAGCGTGATCGCCACCGTTTTTTACCTGTTGATGCTGATTTTTATGCAAAACAACTGGCAGATGGCCCTGGCCGCGATCGGGATGGCCGTCGCCTACGGGTTGCTGTATTCGGTTTGTCAGTCGACTGCGATGATGCTAGCGCCGTCGAGCGAGCGGGGACTGGCCTCAGCGACCTTCTTCCTCGGCCTGGACGTTGGGATGTCGTTTGGCCCGATCATCGCCGGCCTGGTCGATACCTACCTGCCGATCAGGGCCTTCTACCTCGTCTGGTTAATCACGGTGCCGCTGATTCTCATAATCTACTGGGCCAACCGGAAGAAACTAAACTCCGCGGTTTCGCGACACTAA
- the aroB gene encoding 3-dehydroquinate synthase, producing the protein MKKITVKLSTKQYDVLIEKGLLKQAGSLVAGVWSPRKVAIVSDSNVAPLYQAQLAAELKKSGFTVHCYQFPAGEASKSLPQLQELTEQLVADNFNRDDGVIALGGGVTGDLAGFLAATYMRGIALIQIPTSLLAQVDSSVGGKTAVDLGTTKNIVGAFYEPDLVIIDPTTLTTLEQRDLVEGYGEIVKVAAMTGGDFWKLITEIQTPADIFQHATELSEGAIQFKADIVMADEKEGGQRQLLNFGHTIGHAVEALAAGELRHGEAVSIGTVAICQAFEAAGKTAPGVTEQIRDRFATVGLPVDSPLLKSPAMLDKIKHDKKNHNGHLNLVYVHTIGEPAILTVPEKEIAATLQLPRK; encoded by the coding sequence ATGAAGAAGATTACGGTTAAACTGAGCACTAAGCAATACGATGTCCTGATTGAAAAAGGTTTGCTGAAACAGGCGGGCAGCCTGGTGGCCGGTGTCTGGTCGCCACGCAAGGTCGCCATCGTCAGCGACAGCAACGTTGCCCCGCTCTACCAAGCGCAACTGGCTGCCGAGCTGAAGAAGAGCGGCTTCACGGTTCACTGCTACCAATTCCCGGCGGGGGAGGCCTCCAAATCTCTTCCGCAGCTGCAGGAGCTGACCGAGCAATTGGTGGCCGACAACTTCAATCGGGACGACGGGGTGATTGCCCTGGGCGGCGGGGTGACCGGCGACCTGGCCGGCTTCCTGGCCGCCACCTACATGCGGGGCATCGCTTTAATTCAAATTCCGACTTCGCTGCTAGCCCAGGTTGACAGTTCGGTCGGCGGCAAGACCGCCGTTGACCTCGGGACCACCAAGAACATTGTCGGGGCCTTTTACGAACCCGACCTGGTGATCATCGACCCGACAACGTTAACCACCTTGGAACAGCGGGATCTGGTCGAAGGTTACGGCGAAATCGTCAAGGTCGCGGCGATGACCGGCGGGGACTTCTGGAAACTAATTACCGAAATTCAAACCCCAGCCGACATTTTCCAGCACGCGACCGAGCTGAGCGAGGGGGCCATCCAATTCAAGGCCGACATCGTCATGGCGGACGAAAAGGAAGGTGGCCAACGTCAACTACTGAACTTTGGTCACACGATCGGGCACGCCGTTGAAGCCCTAGCGGCCGGCGAGCTGCGCCACGGTGAAGCCGTCAGCATCGGCACCGTCGCTATCTGCCAAGCATTTGAAGCCGCCGGTAAAACCGCGCCGGGGGTGACCGAACAGATTCGCGATCGTTTCGCCACCGTCGGCCTGCCGGTGGACTCACCCTTATTAAAGTCGCCAGCGATGCTCGACAAGATTAAACACGACAAGAAAAATCATAACGGCCACTTAAACCTGGTTTACGTTCACACGATCGGTGAACCGGCCATCCTGACCGTTCCTGAAAAAGAAATTGCTGCCACACTGCAACTACCACGAAAATAA
- the aroF gene encoding 3-deoxy-7-phosphoheptulonate synthase — MIIVLHEEQATEMIKQLQERFSDHHQVFVHGNRVAVQGIAPADLTMEQREAATELITNVPKAVQASRLFHPEDTVIKTAHSIIGGGHFALMAGPCSVESADHVMKMAAVVKESGATVLRGGAFKPRTSPYSFQGLGKEGLVALRKAADHFGLDVITEVMDDEHVPLVEEFTDIFQIGARNMQNFSLLKAVGKTNKPVMLKRGMSATVDDILNASEYIAAGGNHQIMIAERGIRTFDNKYTRNTFDVGVVPVLQKLTHYPVIVDPSHAAGHTEFVTPLALAGVAAGADGLIVEIHDDPAHALSDGPQALKPDQFQEMVKKVNVVRTALTAAE; from the coding sequence ATGATTATTGTACTCCACGAAGAACAAGCCACCGAAATGATTAAGCAGCTGCAGGAACGCTTTAGCGATCACCATCAGGTCTTTGTCCACGGCAATCGGGTGGCCGTGCAGGGGATCGCACCCGCCGACCTGACAATGGAACAGCGGGAAGCCGCTACGGAATTAATCACCAACGTTCCCAAGGCGGTCCAGGCTTCCCGGCTCTTCCACCCAGAGGACACGGTGATCAAAACCGCCCATTCAATCATCGGCGGCGGCCACTTCGCCCTGATGGCCGGGCCGTGCTCGGTTGAATCAGCCGACCACGTGATGAAGATGGCGGCGGTTGTCAAGGAATCCGGGGCCACCGTTCTCCGGGGCGGTGCCTTCAAGCCACGGACCTCACCATACTCCTTCCAGGGGCTGGGAAAAGAGGGGCTGGTTGCTCTGCGGAAGGCGGCCGATCACTTTGGTCTCGACGTCATCACCGAGGTTATGGACGACGAACACGTTCCATTGGTTGAGGAATTTACCGACATCTTCCAAATCGGGGCGCGGAACATGCAGAACTTCTCCCTCCTCAAGGCGGTCGGCAAGACCAACAAGCCGGTGATGCTAAAGCGGGGGATGTCCGCCACCGTTGATGACATCCTAAACGCCAGCGAGTACATCGCCGCGGGGGGCAATCACCAGATCATGATTGCCGAGCGGGGGATCCGGACCTTCGACAACAAGTACACCCGGAACACCTTTGACGTCGGCGTCGTGCCGGTCCTGCAGAAGCTGACCCACTACCCGGTAATCGTCGACCCGAGCCACGCGGCCGGTCACACCGAATTCGTGACGCCGCTGGCCCTGGCCGGGGTCGCCGCCGGGGCGGATGGCCTGATCGTCGAAATCCACGATGATCCCGCCCACGCCCTCTCCGATGGTCCCCAGGCACTGAAGCCGGACCAATTCCAGGAAATGGTCAAGAAGGTCAACGTAGTGCGGACGGCCCTCACTGCGGCAGAGTAA
- the aroD gene encoding type I 3-dehydroquinate dehydratase codes for MTKETLTIKETVFGAGRPKIAVPVTADTMAAAVVQAQQSALPAVDVIEWRIDFLKGTVDPQAIAKTARRIQAVISPRLLLVTLRTKEEGGQVQVTDERYQELYRPLLATGSTDLVDLELLANSSACLTALTALAHEHQVKVIMSSHDFAKTPRPAILKQRLNQMEVAGADIAKLAVMPHSPTDVLEVLELTQDYHLHGQLPLITMAMGDLGKITRVSGELFGSCLTFASVGRASAPGQIAVEELDRILNDLRI; via the coding sequence ATGACTAAAGAAACACTAACGATTAAGGAAACGGTATTCGGGGCTGGTCGCCCGAAGATTGCCGTTCCGGTGACCGCTGATACGATGGCGGCGGCAGTTGTCCAGGCACAGCAGTCCGCCCTGCCAGCGGTGGACGTAATTGAATGGCGAATCGACTTCCTGAAGGGAACAGTGGATCCGCAAGCAATCGCCAAGACGGCGCGACGAATTCAAGCAGTGATTTCGCCGCGCCTTTTGCTCGTGACGCTGCGGACCAAGGAGGAGGGCGGCCAGGTCCAGGTCACTGACGAGCGCTACCAGGAGCTGTACCGCCCCCTGTTGGCGACGGGAAGCACGGATCTGGTCGACCTGGAGCTGTTGGCCAACTCCAGCGCGTGCCTTACTGCGCTGACTGCTTTGGCCCATGAGCACCAGGTCAAGGTAATCATGAGCAGCCACGACTTTGCCAAGACACCGCGTCCAGCAATTCTTAAGCAACGGCTTAACCAGATGGAAGTGGCGGGGGCGGACATTGCCAAGCTCGCGGTGATGCCACACAGCCCCACCGACGTCCTGGAGGTGCTGGAGCTGACCCAGGACTACCACCTTCATGGTCAGCTGCCCCTGATCACCATGGCGATGGGCGACCTGGGAAAGATCACCCGGGTCAGCGGTGAGCTGTTTGGTTCCTGTCTGACCTTTGCCAGCGTGGGGCGGGCATCGGCGCCCGGCCAGATCGCCGTGGAGGAGCTGGATCGGATTCTAAATGACCTCAGAATATAA
- a CDS encoding chorismate mutase — protein MNELDQARQSINQLNAALVKLLEERFTAVTQVNYYKEEHHLPVLDPQRETAVLKQVEAAVADPQKAPFIAAVFQEIMHQSRAYEEALRKDE, from the coding sequence ATGAACGAACTAGACCAAGCACGTCAGTCGATCAACCAGCTCAACGCCGCGCTCGTCAAGCTATTGGAAGAACGTTTCACCGCGGTGACTCAGGTCAACTATTATAAGGAAGAACACCACCTGCCCGTCCTGGACCCCCAGCGGGAAACCGCCGTCCTAAAGCAGGTCGAAGCGGCAGTTGCCGATCCCCAAAAGGCACCTTTTATCGCCGCCGTTTTCCAAGAGATCATGCACCAATCACGCGCTTACGAAGAAGCATTACGAAAGGATGAATAA
- a CDS encoding MFS transporter yields MQATVSTNSQVNRKRLTASLYLNYLVHGFGLIILAQNMVALGGAWAVPVKTVSFVISGVGIGRLISYLITGSLADLLSRKLLVNIGMFSYLIFALGMVMTHSVPVAYCLAILAGIANSALDAGTYTTLVEMNDGNGYDTILIKGFMSIGEFILPLIVASLNANNLWFGWSFIIMAALLIINIVNMATLRFPTIKKAEHVKLHQPQLRQGKAKKVLSTIILLAYGYTSMALMIWFTQWITLFTQRAFHFGNLAAHTVLSCYSIGSMAGVIALFFLLKHNANELILLVGLNLTAVCALAVILLAGQNVLVANAAAFVFGLSAASGVMQTGLTVFMNMFPQHRGMITGIFYFFGSIASFTVPLITGVLSTSSITLTFGGDIFVGIVGTLLMIALACLQKGQKRA; encoded by the coding sequence ATGCAAGCAACAGTAAGTACAAATTCACAAGTTAATCGAAAACGCCTGACCGCCAGCCTCTACCTCAATTACCTGGTTCACGGCTTCGGTCTGATCATCCTCGCCCAAAACATGGTTGCGTTGGGTGGGGCGTGGGCCGTCCCGGTCAAGACCGTTTCCTTCGTCATCTCCGGCGTCGGCATCGGCCGGCTGATCTCCTACCTGATCACCGGGAGCCTCGCCGACCTCCTGAGCCGTAAGCTCCTGGTCAATATCGGGATGTTCTCCTACCTCATCTTTGCCCTGGGCATGGTCATGACCCACAGCGTCCCGGTCGCATACTGCCTGGCAATTCTTGCCGGAATTGCCAACTCGGCCCTGGATGCCGGGACCTACACCACCTTGGTCGAAATGAATGATGGCAATGGCTACGACACCATCCTGATCAAGGGCTTCATGTCGATCGGTGAATTCATCCTGCCCCTGATCGTTGCCAGCCTCAACGCTAACAACCTCTGGTTCGGCTGGTCCTTCATCATCATGGCCGCCCTCCTGATCATCAACATTGTCAACATGGCAACCCTGCGTTTTCCAACCATCAAGAAAGCCGAACACGTTAAGCTGCACCAGCCCCAGCTGCGGCAGGGCAAGGCCAAGAAGGTTCTCTCAACCATTATTCTCTTGGCATACGGCTACACCTCAATGGCCCTGATGATCTGGTTCACCCAGTGGATCACCCTCTTCACCCAACGGGCCTTTCACTTCGGCAACCTGGCCGCCCACACCGTCCTCTCCTGCTACAGCATTGGTTCGATGGCCGGCGTAATCGCCCTCTTCTTCCTGCTCAAGCACAACGCTAACGAATTGATCCTGCTGGTGGGCTTGAACCTGACTGCCGTCTGCGCCCTGGCCGTCATCCTGCTGGCCGGCCAAAACGTCCTCGTAGCCAACGCGGCCGCCTTCGTCTTCGGGCTTTCCGCCGCTTCGGGGGTCATGCAGACCGGCCTGACCGTCTTCATGAACATGTTTCCCCAGCACCGGGGCATGATCACCGGGATCTTCTACTTCTTCGGCTCGATCGCCTCATTCACCGTGCCGCTGATCACTGGGGTCCTCTCCACCAGCAGCATCACCCTCACCTTTGGCGGCGACATTTTCGTCGGCATCGTCGGGACACTCTTAATGATCGCCCTGGCCTGCTTACAAAAGGGCCAAAAGCGCGCATAA
- a CDS encoding shikimate kinase translates to MRIILIGFMGSGKTTVSTLLADQLHLPVTDLDRAIEQSSGKSIPQIFQESGEEGFRTVEHQTLTMVLQRRDGILATGGGTPLRADNRRALTADPAPVILLHASPEETARRIQHDGERPLADTLDTAGLAALLAKRQARYDECADFTIDTDGRTPQEIVDQIIGLIED, encoded by the coding sequence ATGCGAATTATTTTAATTGGCTTCATGGGGAGCGGGAAGACCACCGTCAGCACCTTGCTGGCCGACCAACTCCACCTTCCCGTCACCGACCTGGACCGGGCGATCGAACAGTCCAGCGGGAAATCAATTCCGCAGATCTTTCAAGAGAGCGGTGAGGAGGGCTTCCGGACGGTCGAACACCAGACCCTGACCATGGTCCTCCAGAGGCGCGACGGGATCCTCGCCACGGGCGGCGGCACCCCATTGCGGGCTGACAACCGCCGGGCACTGACGGCGGATCCCGCCCCCGTCATTCTGCTGCACGCCAGCCCGGAAGAAACGGCACGGCGAATCCAGCACGATGGCGAACGTCCACTGGCCGATACGCTTGACACAGCTGGGTTAGCGGCACTGCTAGCCAAGCGCCAGGCCCGCTACGACGAGTGTGCTGACTTCACTATCGACACGGACGGCCGGACACCACAGGAGATTGTTGATCAGATCATTGGCCTTATTGAAGACTAG
- a CDS encoding prephenate dehydrogenase, translating into MTTVFISGLGLIGSSLARAIKEEHPAVRIIARDTNEESLRYAVSHQIIDQTADSLAAADQADLIILASPVSQIVRDLEQLSQLQLKPGAIVTDVGSTKQTIMKAAQRLIDKGVTFIGGHPMAGSHKSGVRAGRADLIENAFYFLIPGQDDPAAVQHLTDLLSGTHAKWLTVQPHQHDKIVAQISHVPHVIAAELVNQTQQTLENEPIGMRVAAGGFKSVTRIAASDPTMWSAILLNNQELITHQLDEYIRGLQEVNQQIKAGDRDQLFDFFARAKASRESLNHPAKKPFYDLFVNIPDHTGELGRVTTMLGTAGISIINLQILEVREDVNGILQLTFASQKDREQAAAVLKPHYEIVTR; encoded by the coding sequence ATGACAACCGTCTTTATCAGCGGCCTAGGTCTGATCGGCAGCTCCCTGGCCCGGGCAATCAAGGAAGAACACCCCGCGGTCCGCATCATCGCCCGCGACACCAACGAAGAATCGCTGCGCTACGCCGTCAGCCACCAGATCATTGACCAGACCGCCGACAGCTTGGCCGCCGCAGACCAGGCCGACCTGATCATCCTGGCCAGCCCTGTTTCACAGATTGTCCGTGACCTGGAACAGCTGAGCCAGCTTCAGCTCAAGCCGGGCGCGATCGTCACCGACGTCGGCAGCACCAAGCAGACGATCATGAAGGCCGCCCAGCGCCTGATCGACAAGGGAGTTACCTTCATCGGCGGGCACCCGATGGCGGGATCCCACAAGTCGGGGGTTCGGGCCGGGCGCGCCGACCTGATCGAGAATGCCTTCTACTTCCTGATCCCCGGCCAAGACGATCCGGCCGCCGTTCAGCACCTGACCGACCTGCTCAGCGGGACGCACGCCAAGTGGCTCACCGTTCAGCCGCACCAGCACGACAAGATCGTGGCCCAGATCAGCCATGTGCCCCACGTTATTGCGGCGGAACTGGTCAATCAGACCCAGCAGACCCTTGAAAACGAGCCGATCGGGATGCGGGTGGCTGCCGGGGGCTTTAAGTCCGTGACCCGGATCGCCGCCTCCGACCCAACGATGTGGAGTGCGATCCTCCTCAACAACCAGGAGCTGATCACCCATCAGCTGGACGAATACATCCGGGGACTGCAGGAGGTCAACCAGCAGATCAAAGCCGGGGACCGGGATCAGCTCTTCGACTTCTTTGCCCGGGCGAAGGCGAGTCGGGAGAGCCTCAATCACCCGGCCAAGAAGCCGTTCTACGACCTCTTCGTCAACATCCCCGACCACACCGGTGAGCTGGGGCGGGTGACCACCATGCTCGGCACGGCAGGAATCTCGATCATCAACTTGCAGATCCTGGAAGTGCGGGAAGACGTCAACGGGATTCTCCAGCTGACCTTTGCCTCCCAGAAGGATCGCGAACAAGCGGCAGCGGTCCTTAAGCCCCACTACGAGATCGTGACCCGCTGA
- a CDS encoding shikimate dehydrogenase: MVQIDGHTGLLGIFATPIGHTLSPRMHNYSFRRLGLNYVYLAFEVGNEELASAVQSIRTLNMRGVNVSMPNKQAIVPLLDRLSPAARLTGTVNTVVNDHGVLTGHITDGIGFMRALQDEGLDITGRKMVLAGAGGAGTAVAVQAALDGVGEIALFNRQHGTKWAQAQKIVALINAQTNCQASLHALENQDELQAALKEADIYADTTSLGMKPHENEAVVNDPTWFHPDMIVFDAVYAPRETKLLKVARQAGVQHCLNGIGMIIEQGAAAFELWTGKQMPVNEVRHLLFEEDQHD, translated from the coding sequence ATGGTGCAGATCGACGGCCACACCGGCCTGCTGGGAATCTTTGCGACCCCGATTGGCCACACCCTTTCGCCCCGTATGCACAACTACTCCTTTCGGCGGCTAGGCCTTAACTACGTCTACCTCGCCTTTGAGGTTGGCAACGAGGAACTAGCCAGTGCCGTTCAGTCGATCCGCACGCTCAACATGCGGGGTGTCAACGTCTCAATGCCCAATAAACAGGCCATCGTTCCCCTCCTGGACCGGCTCTCACCGGCGGCCCGGCTGACGGGGACGGTCAACACGGTCGTCAACGATCACGGCGTCTTGACGGGCCATATTACCGACGGGATTGGCTTCATGCGAGCACTCCAGGATGAGGGACTCGACATCACGGGCCGCAAGATGGTGCTTGCCGGTGCCGGGGGCGCGGGGACGGCCGTGGCGGTCCAGGCCGCCCTTGACGGTGTCGGCGAGATTGCGCTCTTCAACCGCCAGCACGGTACCAAGTGGGCCCAGGCGCAGAAAATCGTGGCACTGATTAATGCACAGACGAACTGCCAAGCCAGCTTGCATGCCTTGGAGAATCAGGACGAATTACAAGCCGCACTGAAGGAGGCCGATATTTACGCCGACACGACCAGCCTGGGGATGAAACCGCACGAAAACGAGGCGGTCGTTAATGACCCGACTTGGTTTCACCCGGACATGATCGTCTTCGATGCCGTTTACGCCCCGCGGGAAACCAAGTTGCTGAAGGTGGCCCGCCAGGCGGGAGTTCAGCACTGTCTGAATGGCATTGGGATGATTATTGAACAGGGGGCGGCGGCCTTTGAGCTCTGGACTGGCAAGCAGATGCCGGTCAACGAGGTTCGCCACCTGCTCTTTGAGGAGGATCAACATGACTAA